Proteins encoded in a region of the Thermocaproicibacter melissae genome:
- a CDS encoding alpha-amylase family glycosyl hydrolase codes for MSKHPDWLDNAVFYEIYPQSFFDSNGDGIGDIPGIINKLDYIADLGCNAIWMNPCFVSPFLDAGYDVADYYKVAPRYGTNDDLIRLFEEVHKRRMHIILDLVPGHTSWEHPWFKASMKAARNEYTDRYIWTDDLWDSLTGYGFLRGISEREGSVIVNFFSHQPALNYGFYKPEKPWQQPMDAEGPQKTLQAMMDVMRFWLSRGCDGFRVDMAGSLVKNDQEGKGNIALWQKVRAFLDEEFPEAAIISEWGEPDKSLRGGFHMDFLLHFGPSHYNDLFRCDEPYFSARGKGNAAAFVEKYMEYYNKSKDRGLICIPSGNHDMDRLARSLHGDELKIAFAFLLTMPGAPYIYYGDEIGMRYVEGLNSVEGGYKRTGSRSPMQWDDSKNAGFSTAPEEKLYIPLDNAADRPTAAAQMADPNSLRSEVKRLINMRMQHPALQNYSEIKFVHTGYPLMYTRSSGDETLLVILNPSAEEHKVDCCKALGTCIYQLNGSARYEDNGIVVPAQSASVFVI; via the coding sequence ATGAGCAAACATCCCGACTGGTTAGATAACGCTGTATTTTATGAGATTTATCCGCAGTCTTTCTTTGACAGTAACGGTGACGGTATTGGTGATATTCCGGGTATAATCAATAAACTGGATTACATTGCAGATTTAGGCTGCAATGCCATATGGATGAATCCCTGTTTTGTATCGCCTTTTCTTGATGCCGGTTATGACGTGGCTGATTATTACAAAGTGGCGCCACGCTATGGGACAAATGACGATTTAATCAGACTGTTTGAAGAGGTACATAAACGCAGGATGCATATTATTCTTGATCTGGTACCGGGACACACGTCATGGGAACATCCATGGTTCAAGGCTTCGATGAAGGCTGCAAGAAATGAATATACCGATCGGTATATATGGACCGATGACCTTTGGGATAGCCTGACCGGTTATGGTTTCCTTCGCGGCATATCTGAAAGAGAAGGTTCTGTTATAGTGAATTTCTTTTCCCATCAGCCTGCACTGAATTATGGCTTTTATAAACCCGAAAAGCCGTGGCAGCAGCCCATGGATGCAGAAGGGCCACAAAAGACCCTGCAGGCTATGATGGATGTAATGCGTTTTTGGCTTTCCCGTGGCTGCGACGGATTTAGAGTGGACATGGCGGGCTCTCTGGTCAAGAACGATCAGGAAGGAAAGGGCAATATTGCCTTGTGGCAGAAGGTTAGAGCTTTTCTTGATGAAGAGTTTCCGGAAGCCGCAATAATTTCGGAATGGGGAGAACCGGACAAATCGCTTCGGGGAGGATTTCATATGGATTTTCTGCTTCATTTCGGCCCTTCCCATTATAACGATTTATTCCGCTGCGATGAGCCTTATTTTTCCGCCCGGGGAAAAGGTAATGCGGCTGCCTTTGTTGAAAAATACATGGAATACTATAACAAATCAAAGGATAGAGGACTTATTTGCATTCCTTCGGGAAATCATGACATGGACCGTCTGGCAAGATCATTACACGGTGATGAGCTTAAAATAGCCTTCGCTTTCCTTCTTACCATGCCTGGCGCACCTTACATATATTATGGTGACGAGATCGGCATGCGTTATGTGGAAGGGCTGAATTCTGTTGAAGGCGGTTATAAGCGAACCGGTTCCCGTTCTCCCATGCAGTGGGATGACAGCAAAAACGCCGGTTTTTCCACTGCTCCGGAAGAAAAACTTTATATACCGCTTGACAATGCAGCGGACCGTCCCACTGCCGCTGCCCAGATGGCGGATCCGAATTCCCTCAGAAGCGAGGTAAAAAGGCTTATTAACATGCGAATGCAACATCCTGCCCTGCAAAATTACAGTGAAATTAAGTTTGTTCATACAGGTTATCCTTTGATGTATACCCGTTCTTCCGGTGACGAGACCTTGCTGGTTATTCTTAATCCTTCGGCTGAGGAACATAAGGTGGATTGTTGTAAGGCACTGGGCACCTGTATTTATCAATTAAACGGTTCCGCAAGGTATGAAGATAACGGCATTGTTGTCCCGGCTCAGTCCGCCAGTGTATTTGTGATTTGA
- a CDS encoding IS256 family transposase, protein MSDNIIQLNEDLIKNNLKDLVRSSVEETLNALLDHEADELVNAERYERSGDRKGYRSGHYERNFSTTSGNVKLRVPKLKGIQFETAIIERYKRRECSVEEALIEMYLAGVSVRRVEDITEALWGTKVSPGTISNLNKKAYGHIEQWRQRPLLEEYPYVYVDGIYLKRSWGGEIQNVSVLVAIGVNRHGYREIIGAAEGMKEDKESWKNFFVGLKERGLKGVRLIIGDKCLGMLETIPEVFPDAKYQRCTVHFYRNIFRVTPKNKMRSVTLMLKAIHAQESKEAAREKAASVAAKLREMKLSAAAKKVEESVDETLTYMDFPTEHWTRIRTNNVTERINREIKRRTKVIGAFPDGNSALMLVCARLRYVAASAWGTKRYLNMEHLFQMELMQQHSAS, encoded by the coding sequence ATGTCTGATAATATTATACAACTAAACGAAGACCTGATAAAGAATAATCTTAAAGATCTTGTCCGTAGTAGTGTGGAAGAAACACTGAATGCACTACTCGACCATGAAGCTGATGAGCTTGTTAATGCCGAGCGATATGAACGCTCTGGCGACCGAAAGGGGTATCGCTCCGGCCATTATGAGCGAAACTTTTCTACGACATCCGGAAATGTAAAACTCAGGGTTCCAAAGCTGAAGGGTATCCAGTTTGAGACAGCCATTATTGAACGCTACAAACGGCGGGAATGCTCTGTAGAAGAAGCGCTGATTGAGATGTATCTCGCAGGTGTTTCAGTACGCCGTGTGGAAGATATCACTGAGGCTCTCTGGGGTACAAAGGTGTCTCCGGGAACAATTAGTAATCTTAACAAAAAAGCCTATGGACATATTGAACAATGGCGTCAACGTCCTCTTTTAGAGGAGTATCCGTACGTTTATGTTGATGGTATTTATCTCAAGCGCAGTTGGGGTGGCGAAATACAGAATGTGTCTGTACTCGTTGCCATTGGCGTAAACCGTCATGGATATCGAGAAATCATTGGCGCTGCGGAAGGTATGAAGGAAGATAAAGAAAGTTGGAAAAACTTCTTTGTCGGCCTAAAAGAACGCGGATTAAAGGGCGTTCGCCTTATTATTGGAGATAAGTGTCTTGGAATGTTAGAAACCATTCCAGAAGTCTTCCCCGATGCCAAATATCAACGTTGTACCGTTCACTTTTATCGCAATATCTTTCGTGTTACACCGAAAAACAAAATGCGCTCAGTCACGTTAATGCTCAAAGCAATTCATGCCCAGGAAAGTAAAGAAGCTGCCCGCGAAAAAGCTGCTTCAGTTGCAGCTAAACTTCGTGAAATGAAATTGTCTGCGGCAGCTAAAAAGGTCGAAGAAAGTGTTGATGAAACTCTAACTTACATGGACTTTCCAACAGAGCACTGGACCAGAATTCGTACGAATAATGTAACTGAACGCATCAATCGAGAGATTAAACGCCGAACGAAAGTAATAGGTGCTTTCCCGGATGGCAATAGTGCTTTGATGCTGGTCTGTGCACGACTTCGTTATGTGGCAGCTTCTGCATGGGGAACGAAGAGGTATCTCAACATGGAACACCTATTCCAGATGGAACTGATGCAACAACATTCTGCTAGCTAG
- a CDS encoding glycoside hydrolase family 13 protein, producing the protein MKQTSDTYKWWKNAVIYQIYPKSFQDSNGDGIGDIPGIITRLDYLKKLGIDAIWLSPVYRSPQYDNGYDISDYKDIDPMFGTMNDMENLIKEAKKRNIRIIMDLVLNHTSDEHYWFQEAKKSRSNPYHDYYVWRNGVEGTPPNDMKSTFGGSAWTWVPEVQQYYFHQFSEKQPDLNWDNPKVRREIYDMILWWMNKGVEGFRLDVIDQIAKEPDHKITVNGPKLHEYIRELSKETFQKGKDIITVGEAWGADPERAKMYSNPDNSEFSMVFQFEHICLDQQEGKSKWDLAPLDLVKLKNVLAKWQKELYQTGWNSLFWNNHDLPRIVSRWGNDGKYRVESAKMLATILYGLQGTPYIYQGEELGMTNVRYNIEDYRDIETLNLYKERTENGYSVQEVMNSIYAKGRDNARTPMQWDDSENAGFTIGIPWIKVNPNYKYINARNEMKDEKSVFNYYRKLIQLRKSNDIFIKGRFELLFEKHPELFIYTRTWNEHTLLVVANFYGRRVQFYLPPEYADTGNCLISNYEEHETGYLQPYEAAMYLINDNYKIIRSKLLNHNNF; encoded by the coding sequence GTGAAACAAACAAGCGATACATACAAGTGGTGGAAAAACGCAGTGATATATCAAATCTATCCGAAAAGCTTTCAGGACAGTAATGGCGATGGTATCGGTGATATTCCGGGAATAATAACAAGGCTGGATTATTTGAAGAAGCTTGGTATAGATGCAATCTGGCTTTCACCGGTATATCGTTCTCCGCAATATGATAATGGCTATGATATTTCCGATTATAAAGATATCGACCCCATGTTTGGCACAATGAATGACATGGAAAATCTTATTAAAGAAGCAAAAAAAAGAAATATACGCATAATTATGGATTTGGTTCTTAATCATACTTCGGACGAACATTATTGGTTTCAGGAAGCTAAAAAAAGCAGGTCAAATCCCTATCATGATTATTATGTGTGGAGAAACGGCGTTGAAGGAACCCCTCCCAACGATATGAAATCTACTTTTGGAGGTTCTGCATGGACATGGGTACCTGAAGTACAGCAATATTATTTTCATCAATTTTCTGAAAAGCAACCCGATTTAAACTGGGATAACCCTAAAGTACGCCGGGAAATTTACGATATGATACTCTGGTGGATGAATAAGGGGGTCGAGGGCTTTCGGCTGGATGTAATCGATCAGATAGCGAAAGAACCGGATCATAAAATAACGGTTAATGGACCGAAATTACATGAATATATAAGGGAATTATCGAAAGAGACATTTCAAAAAGGAAAAGACATCATAACAGTAGGTGAAGCCTGGGGAGCCGATCCGGAACGTGCGAAGATGTACAGTAATCCTGATAACAGCGAATTTTCCATGGTATTTCAGTTTGAGCATATTTGCCTGGATCAGCAGGAAGGAAAATCAAAATGGGATTTGGCACCGTTAGATTTGGTCAAATTAAAAAATGTTTTGGCAAAATGGCAGAAAGAATTGTACCAGACCGGCTGGAACAGCCTTTTCTGGAATAATCACGATCTGCCGAGAATTGTTTCAAGATGGGGAAATGACGGCAAGTATCGTGTAGAATCAGCAAAAATGCTTGCAACAATACTTTATGGTCTGCAGGGAACTCCCTATATTTATCAGGGAGAAGAACTTGGAATGACAAATGTGCGTTATAATATCGAAGATTACCGTGATATAGAAACACTGAACTTATATAAAGAACGGACAGAAAATGGATATTCAGTTCAGGAAGTAATGAATTCCATTTATGCAAAAGGGCGTGACAATGCCAGAACACCGATGCAATGGGATGACAGCGAGAACGCCGGATTTACAATAGGAATTCCGTGGATTAAAGTAAATCCGAATTATAAATATATTAATGCCCGGAATGAGATGAAAGATGAAAAATCTGTATTTAATTACTACAGAAAGTTAATTCAGTTAAGAAAATCAAACGATATATTTATAAAAGGCAGATTTGAGCTTTTATTTGAAAAACATCCCGAATTGTTCATATATACAAGAACGTGGAATGAACATACCCTATTAGTTGTTGCAAATTTTTACGGCAGAAGAGTACAATTTTACCTGCCACCAGAGTATGCTGATACCGGAAATTGCCTTATTAGTAACTATGAGGAGCATGAAACGGGATATTTACAACCGTATGAGGCGGCCATGTATTTAATTAATGATAATTACAAAATAATCCGTTCAAAGTTGTTAAATCATAATAACTTTTAA
- a CDS encoding transposase — translation MYGNFILPTAIDYVYFFASINFAKLIIRYPKQLSEQYGKRFPKAIELLEDGLEDSLAFYAFPELDARKISSTNMLERLNKEIRRRTNVVGIFPNKDSYLRLVTTYLMEYAEDWSVSRAYLNPKSIQTLLLSAA, via the coding sequence TTGTATGGTAACTTTATTTTACCGACGGCAATCGACTATGTCTACTTTTTTGCTTCAATTAATTTTGCGAAACTTATTATACGTTATCCAAAACAGTTGTCGGAGCAATATGGGAAGCGGTTTCCCAAAGCAATCGAGCTTCTGGAAGACGGGCTGGAGGACTCACTGGCTTTCTATGCATTCCCCGAGCTTGATGCCCGTAAAATCTCATCGACCAATATGCTGGAACGGCTGAACAAGGAAATCCGGCGCAGAACCAACGTCGTCGGGATATTCCCAAACAAAGATTCCTATCTGCGGTTGGTTACAACATATCTCATGGAATACGCTGAAGACTGGTCCGTTTCCAGAGCATATTTGAATCCCAAATCGATTCAGACACTTCTGCTAAGCGCAGCTTAA
- the rlmD gene encoding 23S rRNA (uracil(1939)-C(5))-methyltransferase RlmD gives MELKKNQIIPLDITGYTAEGNGVGHYHGIAIFVPLAAAGDKLEVKILKVAKSYAYGKIEKIISPSKDRIPVDCPQFARCGGCTYRHISYEAELAAKQQRVQDALERIGGLHYAVLKPIIGADEPDRYRNKAQLPIGEGTNGNISLGFYAVHSHRIINCEECLLQPEEFTAAMKAFREWAGETRDSVYDESTGRGRLRHLFLRKAQTTGEIMACVVVNGNGVHNEEKLADLLEKRVPGLKSFVINVNRDKTNVILGKKFRTARGQDYITDILCGLRFRISPQSFYQVNPRQAERLYNLAGKYAGLTGEETVLDLYCGTGTIGLSMAKQAKHVIGVEVVEQAVEDAKKNAEENGIENAEFLCADAAKAADMLKNRGVRPDVIVLDPPRKGCDSALIETVAEMAPERVVYVSCDPATLARDIKLFALHGYKVMEATPVDMFPRTAHVECVTLMSKVEK, from the coding sequence ATGGAACTCAAAAAAAATCAAATTATCCCATTGGATATTACAGGATATACGGCAGAAGGCAACGGCGTAGGCCATTACCACGGCATAGCAATTTTTGTGCCGCTCGCCGCAGCAGGCGACAAGCTGGAAGTGAAAATCCTCAAAGTTGCGAAATCATATGCTTACGGCAAGATTGAAAAAATCATTTCTCCCTCAAAGGACCGAATCCCCGTAGATTGCCCGCAGTTTGCTCGGTGCGGCGGATGCACCTATCGCCACATCTCGTATGAGGCGGAATTGGCCGCAAAACAGCAGCGTGTGCAGGACGCTCTGGAACGCATCGGAGGTCTGCATTATGCCGTGCTGAAGCCGATCATCGGCGCAGATGAACCGGACCGCTACCGCAACAAGGCGCAGCTTCCCATCGGAGAAGGGACAAACGGAAACATTTCGCTCGGCTTCTATGCCGTACACAGCCACCGCATCATCAACTGCGAAGAATGCCTGCTCCAGCCGGAGGAATTCACCGCGGCGATGAAGGCTTTCCGCGAATGGGCCGGCGAAACGCGCGACAGCGTCTATGATGAATCCACCGGGCGCGGCCGCCTGCGCCATCTGTTCCTGCGCAAAGCTCAGACAACCGGCGAAATTATGGCCTGTGTTGTGGTAAACGGAAACGGCGTGCATAACGAAGAGAAACTTGCCGACCTGCTCGAAAAGCGAGTGCCGGGATTGAAAAGCTTTGTCATCAACGTAAACCGCGACAAGACAAACGTGATTCTCGGCAAAAAATTCCGCACCGCTCGCGGGCAGGACTACATTACCGATATTCTCTGCGGCCTGCGGTTCCGCATCTCTCCCCAATCGTTCTATCAAGTGAACCCGCGTCAGGCGGAACGTCTCTACAATCTGGCCGGAAAATACGCCGGACTGACCGGTGAGGAAACGGTTCTGGACCTCTATTGCGGCACCGGAACCATCGGGCTTTCCATGGCAAAGCAGGCCAAACATGTAATCGGCGTGGAAGTTGTGGAGCAGGCCGTGGAAGACGCGAAGAAAAACGCTGAGGAAAACGGCATCGAAAACGCGGAATTTCTGTGCGCTGACGCTGCAAAAGCGGCAGATATGCTGAAAAACCGCGGCGTTCGTCCCGACGTGATTGTTCTTGACCCGCCGCGCAAGGGCTGCGATTCCGCGCTGATTGAGACGGTTGCGGAAATGGCGCCGGAACGCGTTGTCTACGTTTCCTGCGACCCCGCCACTTTGGCCCGCGACATCAAGCTGTTTGCGCTTCACGGATATAAGGTCATGGAAGCTACACCTGTTGACATGTTCCCAAGGACGGCGCATGTGGAGTGCGTGACATTGATGTCAAAGGTTGAGAAATAA
- the spoIVB gene encoding SpoIVB peptidase translates to MKKALKKLTASAVTLGLLFTAVLGTADYLTPDSYTVVEGTSPTWGSGAFSLLKNGPVQASASTGDTYPKTYSAQLMLYNTIPIKTVTVNVVDSNSVVLCGMPFGIKMFTNGVVVVGMADVKTSVGTMNPASEAGLKTGDIILSINGTTMNTNLEVEKAIENSNGQPLKFTINRDGKKISATVRPVRSESDGQYKIGLWVRDSTAGIGTLTFYDPSGNCFAGLGHGICDADTGKLMPLLSGDIVPVTISGVTKGTKGTPGELRGYFTDETAEGSLCANVETGVYGLMKKPVHGQTMKVAMKQDVKTGPAKIYATISGDKPQYFDIEIEKIDYRDDVKTKNLVICATDQKLLTQTGGIVQGMSGSPIIQNGKLVGAVTHVFVNDPTHGYGIFAENMLVESRSIAAQQSDLAS, encoded by the coding sequence TTGAAAAAAGCATTAAAAAAACTGACCGCATCCGCTGTAACCCTTGGGCTTCTTTTTACGGCAGTCCTCGGAACGGCGGATTATCTCACGCCCGACTCCTACACAGTTGTGGAAGGAACCAGCCCCACTTGGGGTTCGGGAGCTTTTTCTCTTTTGAAAAATGGTCCCGTGCAGGCTTCCGCCAGCACAGGAGACACGTATCCCAAGACTTATTCTGCGCAGCTCATGCTTTACAATACGATTCCGATTAAAACCGTAACCGTTAACGTAGTCGACAGCAATTCAGTCGTTCTTTGCGGCATGCCGTTTGGCATAAAAATGTTTACCAACGGCGTCGTCGTTGTCGGCATGGCTGATGTAAAAACGTCTGTCGGAACCATGAATCCGGCCTCGGAAGCCGGTCTGAAAACCGGCGATATCATTCTTTCCATTAACGGCACAACAATGAATACCAACCTTGAAGTCGAGAAGGCCATAGAAAATTCCAACGGTCAGCCACTGAAATTCACGATCAACCGCGACGGCAAAAAAATTTCAGCCACCGTTCGGCCGGTCCGTTCCGAATCGGACGGGCAATATAAAATCGGTCTCTGGGTACGTGACAGCACCGCAGGAATTGGAACTTTGACATTTTACGACCCTTCTGGCAATTGCTTTGCAGGCCTCGGGCACGGCATTTGTGACGCTGACACCGGCAAACTGATGCCGCTGCTCAGTGGAGACATTGTCCCCGTTACAATCAGTGGTGTGACAAAAGGCACAAAAGGCACGCCGGGAGAACTTCGGGGGTACTTCACCGATGAAACGGCAGAAGGGAGCCTCTGCGCAAATGTTGAAACAGGTGTCTATGGGCTCATGAAAAAACCTGTTCATGGTCAGACGATGAAAGTCGCCATGAAACAGGATGTAAAAACAGGCCCGGCGAAAATCTATGCAACAATCAGCGGTGACAAACCGCAGTATTTTGATATTGAAATTGAAAAAATCGACTACCGCGATGACGTGAAAACCAAAAATCTAGTCATCTGCGCAACCGACCAGAAGCTCCTCACGCAAACCGGCGGTATCGTCCAAGGCATGAGCGGCAGCCCAATTATCCAGAACGGCAAACTCGTTGGTGCAGTGACCCATGTTTTTGTCAATGACCCGACGCACGGCTACGGCATCTTTGCCGAAAACATGCTTGTAGAATCTAGGTCGATTGCCGCTCAGCAGAGCGATCTCGCTTCTTAA
- the spo0A gene encoding sporulation transcription factor Spo0A, with the protein MEKRIKLLIANNTAEFRNDIGRVFENSGMEVSYVPKDGMELLEKIKTTCPDVVLSNLFMPRLDGIGVMKAVRAKQPDHMPMFVIVSNFTSPTLEREVMMSGASYFAIAPFDAADLADRILQLCGINEVPHAKTQESPAEEEPTLKIQVTEILHQIGVPAHIKGYHYLRDSIIMAIETPDIINAVTKQLYPGVAKRYGTTASRVERAIRHAIEVAWDRGDVDVLNSYFGYTIHNTRGKPTNSEFIAMISDRLRLHMKTA; encoded by the coding sequence ATGGAAAAGCGCATTAAATTACTGATTGCAAACAATACCGCTGAGTTTCGCAACGACATCGGTCGTGTTTTCGAGAATTCTGGCATGGAAGTATCCTATGTGCCGAAAGATGGAATGGAATTGCTGGAAAAAATTAAGACGACTTGCCCAGATGTTGTTCTTTCTAATCTCTTCATGCCACGGCTCGATGGAATCGGCGTAATGAAGGCTGTTCGTGCGAAGCAGCCCGACCATATGCCGATGTTCGTGATTGTCTCAAACTTTACAAGCCCAACTCTGGAGCGTGAAGTTATGATGTCCGGTGCATCCTATTTTGCGATTGCACCGTTTGACGCAGCCGACCTTGCCGACAGGATTCTGCAGCTTTGCGGCATCAATGAAGTGCCGCACGCAAAAACTCAGGAATCGCCGGCAGAGGAAGAACCCACGCTCAAGATTCAGGTCACCGAGATTCTGCATCAAATCGGTGTTCCTGCACACATCAAGGGTTACCACTATCTGCGCGATTCCATCATTATGGCAATCGAAACCCCAGATATCATCAACGCTGTGACAAAGCAACTTTACCCCGGCGTTGCAAAGCGCTATGGGACAACTGCTTCCCGTGTGGAACGGGCAATCCGCCACGCAATTGAGGTGGCATGGGACCGCGGCGATGTGGATGTTCTCAACTCCTATTTTGGCTATACAATCCACAACACGCGCGGCAAACCGACCAACAGCGAATTCATTGCGATGATTTCAGACAGACTTCGTTTGCATATGAAGACAGCTTAA
- a CDS encoding helix-turn-helix transcriptional regulator, with protein sequence MSEIVTIYKINCYSSLDPTCVGESVSLLPWDDSDPTSRGKDDGGHDYVLPKHYRLGTDANGRPVIQREDGTACELMLHNGCPLLIDREKHMAHLLERYKKLEIYRTAAGMTRQELAQRIGVTQQELFSWENYEKSPTREQTEKIAEILGCDASEIP encoded by the coding sequence ATGAGTGAAATCGTCACCATTTACAAAATCAACTGCTATTCCTCGCTCGACCCGACCTGCGTGGGAGAAAGCGTTTCTCTGCTGCCGTGGGATGATTCCGACCCGACCAGCCGCGGAAAGGATGATGGCGGCCACGATTATGTTCTGCCGAAACATTACCGCCTCGGTACGGATGCGAACGGTCGCCCGGTGATTCAGAGGGAAGACGGAACTGCCTGTGAGCTGATGCTTCACAACGGGTGCCCGCTTTTGATTGACCGGGAGAAGCACATGGCGCATTTGCTCGAGCGCTACAAAAAATTGGAGATTTACCGCACCGCAGCGGGAATGACAAGGCAAGAACTCGCACAGCGCATCGGCGTCACGCAGCAGGAACTTTTTTCCTGGGAAAATTACGAAAAGAGCCCCACGCGCGAACAAACGGAGAAGATCGCCGAAATTCTGGGGTGCGATGCGTCAGAAATCCCCTGA
- a CDS encoding pyridoxamine kinase → MNYQKRVMAIHDLSCFGKCSLTVALPILSAAGAETVALPTAVLSTHTGGFTGYTFRDLTEDIPAIVRHWSSLGLQFDAIYTGYLGSFEQLELVSQIISEFRNEHTLVCIDPVMADGGKLYASFRSDFPQGMANLCAKADVILPNLTEAAFLLNEPYREGPYDKAYIDHVLHGLADLGPRRIVLTGVWTEPEHLGCAVYDAESGETGYAMSRRIEGSYHGTGDVFASALLGAFLRGLSLRDSAQIAADFTAESIRRTKEAGTDIRFGVNFEAGLPEYTKRLGLLK, encoded by the coding sequence ATGAATTATCAGAAACGAGTAATGGCCATCCATGACCTTTCCTGCTTCGGAAAGTGTTCTCTGACGGTTGCGCTGCCGATTCTATCGGCGGCAGGGGCGGAAACAGTGGCCCTGCCGACGGCAGTTCTCTCCACGCACACCGGCGGTTTTACCGGATATACCTTTCGCGACCTGACAGAAGATATTCCCGCCATTGTGCGGCATTGGAGTTCTCTCGGTTTGCAGTTTGACGCCATTTACACGGGCTATCTCGGCTCCTTTGAACAATTGGAGCTTGTTTCACAGATTATTTCCGAATTCCGAAACGAACATACGCTTGTCTGCATTGACCCCGTCATGGCGGACGGAGGAAAACTGTATGCGTCGTTCCGCAGCGATTTTCCGCAGGGAATGGCGAATCTCTGCGCGAAAGCGGACGTTATTCTGCCGAATTTGACGGAAGCGGCATTTCTTCTGAACGAGCCTTACCGCGAGGGACCATACGACAAAGCATATATCGACCATGTCCTGCACGGCCTTGCTGACCTTGGGCCGCGCCGCATCGTTCTCACGGGTGTCTGGACGGAACCGGAGCACCTCGGCTGTGCGGTTTACGATGCGGAGTCCGGCGAGACCGGATACGCCATGAGCCGGCGCATCGAAGGCTCCTACCACGGTACGGGCGACGTCTTTGCCAGTGCCCTGCTCGGCGCTTTCCTCCGCGGCCTTTCGCTTCGCGACTCGGCGCAGATTGCCGCAGACTTTACGGCCGAAAGCATCCGGCGTACCAAGGAAGCGGGGACGGACATTCGCTTCGGTGTGAATTTTGAAGCCGGTTTGCCGGAATATACGAAACGCCTCGGCCTTTTGAAATAA
- the sufC gene encoding Fe-S cluster assembly ATPase SufC: MLLEVKNLKVSVDGTTILNGLNLSVGEGEVHVLMGPNGAGKSTLVNTIMGHPQYKVEEGSIVFDGKDITHAPANERAKAGLFLSFQNPEEVPGVTLESFMRTSRLALTGKPVKLFAYKKELAEKMQMLNMDAEYASRYLNVGFSGGEKKKSEILQMLMSNPKLAILDETDSGLDVDAVRTVSQGVENYMNDGQHSLLIITHNTKILEALTVDYVHILMDGRIVRTGDSSLVDEINRNGFQQISAAAV; encoded by the coding sequence ATGTTGCTGGAAGTAAAGAATTTAAAAGTAAGCGTTGATGGAACAACGATTCTGAACGGGCTGAATCTGAGCGTGGGCGAGGGCGAAGTGCACGTTCTCATGGGCCCGAACGGAGCGGGAAAATCTACGCTAGTAAATACCATTATGGGCCATCCGCAGTACAAAGTGGAGGAAGGCTCCATTGTGTTCGACGGGAAAGACATTACCCATGCGCCGGCAAACGAGCGCGCAAAGGCGGGGCTGTTCCTGTCGTTCCAGAATCCGGAGGAAGTGCCGGGCGTGACGCTCGAGAGTTTCATGCGCACTTCGCGCCTTGCGCTGACGGGCAAGCCTGTCAAGCTGTTCGCCTACAAGAAAGAGCTTGCCGAGAAAATGCAGATGCTTAACATGGATGCGGAATACGCATCCCGTTACCTGAATGTCGGCTTCTCCGGCGGCGAAAAGAAAAAATCGGAGATTCTTCAGATGCTCATGAGCAATCCGAAGCTCGCGATCCTTGACGAGACCGATTCCGGCCTCGATGTTGACGCTGTGCGTACTGTGTCGCAGGGCGTTGAAAACTATATGAACGATGGGCAGCATTCGCTCCTCATCATCACGCACAACACAAAGATTCTTGAGGCTCTTACGGTGGACTATGTGCACATCCTGATGGATGGTCGCATCGTCAGAACCGGAGACAGCAGCCTTGTGGATGAAATCAACCGCAACGGCTTTCAGCAGATTTCCGCTGCGGCGGTCTGA